Below is a window of Streptomyces sp. NBC_01429 DNA.
CCGTGTCGCACGCCGAGCACGCGGAGCGGTTGAGGCCCCTCGGGACGATGCTCGTCGACCTGACGCCGAGCAGGGTGGGGCGGATGGTGGTCCCGACCGTGAACGGGGCGGACGTCCTGGACCACGACGACATCAACATGATCAGTTGTGGCGGCCAGGCGTCGATCCCGATCCTGCACGCGATCGCGCGGCGGCACCGGATCGACTACGTCGAGGTGGTGGCCACCGCGGCCAGTCCGAGTGTGGGCCCGTCCACCCGGCTGAATCTCGACGAGTACATCGAGACCACCCAGGACGCGGTCCGTGGCTTCACCGGGGTCGCGGACGTCAAGGCGATCCTCAATGTGAGCCCCGCCAGGCCGCCGGCGACCTTCCGCGTCGCCATGTCCGTGCTGGGGGAAGGGCTGACCGAGCGATCCGTGCGCGCGGCCGTGGCGACCGCGACGGAACCGGTCCGGGCGTTCGCCGGTGGCTTCGAGGTCACGGCGTGCGTCGTGGACGGCGGGAAGGCCCTCGTCGCCATCGAGGTGACCTCGTCCGGTGACCGCATTCCGCCGTACGCGGGCAACCTCGACATCATCAACTCCGCCGCGCTCCAGGTCGCCGAGCTGTACGCGGCGGCCCACGTCCCCGCGGCCGGGGCGGTGATGTCGTGATCGGGACGGCGGACGGGAAGAGCGACGGGCGGAAGCCGGTTCTCGTGCATGATCCGACCCTGCGCGACGGACATCACGCGGTCCGCCACGCGCTCGGCCCCGAACAGCTCCGCGGGTACGCGGCGGCCGCGGACGCAGCCGGTGTCCCGGTGGTCGAGGTGGGGCACGGCAACGGTCTGGGCGCGTCCTCCCTCCAGGCCGGCCGGGCGCGGCTCGGCGACGACGAGATGCTGTCCGTCGTACGGGAGGCGCTGCCGAACAGCAGGATGGCCGCCTTC
It encodes the following:
- a CDS encoding acetaldehyde dehydrogenase (acetylating), coding for MSTARSTARRRNGRLSAAVLGAGLIGVDLAAKIMRSRSLDCRLVVARDEDAPGLRHAARLGLPTATSGVQSLVDAPDPFDVVFDATNAVSHAEHAERLRPLGTMLVDLTPSRVGRMVVPTVNGADVLDHDDINMISCGGQASIPILHAIARRHRIDYVEVVATAASPSVGPSTRLNLDEYIETTQDAVRGFTGVADVKAILNVSPARPPATFRVAMSVLGEGLTERSVRAAVATATEPVRAFAGGFEVTACVVDGGKALVAIEVTSSGDRIPPYAGNLDIINSAALQVAELYAAAHVPAAGAVMS